A part of Microbacterium terregens genomic DNA contains:
- a CDS encoding xanthine dehydrogenase small subunit: protein MDDIVVTVNGLRRTLDGVPVHTTALDWLRATGLPGSKEGCAEGECGACAVLLATPAADGGTAWTSVNSCLVPVYALSGQEVITAEGLGTPDALHPVQARLAEGGGSQCGYCTPGFVCSMAGEYYRADRGPSDGPGDDGTAPDTEHGANGFDLHALSGNLCRCTGYRPIRDAAYALGMPEADDPLAARRAHGAPAPVPTDVSLGGSRFVRPASLAAALSLLRDEPHARPVAGATDWGVEVNLRGARAPFVLAIDRLDELRTLRIGAESIEIGAALTLSEVERGLAGRVPLLAELLPQFASPLIRNRATIGGNLGTGSPIGDLSPALLALDARVVLASAEGEREVDLAVYYTGYRESVRHRDELIRAVRVPLPQADLTAFHKVAKRRFDDISSVAIAFAIDIRDGLVTGARIGLGGVAATPIRAYDTERMLVGEAWNTATIRAAAAVLGAEGSPLSDHRASAEYRALMLSHALLKLHAAAPRGRETGQPAEVSA, encoded by the coding sequence GTGGATGACATCGTCGTTACCGTCAATGGGCTGCGCCGCACGCTGGATGGCGTGCCGGTGCACACCACCGCGCTCGACTGGCTGCGCGCCACCGGTCTGCCCGGCAGCAAGGAGGGGTGCGCCGAAGGCGAGTGCGGCGCGTGCGCCGTCCTGCTGGCCACCCCGGCGGCCGACGGCGGCACCGCGTGGACGTCGGTCAACTCCTGTCTGGTGCCGGTGTACGCGCTGAGCGGCCAAGAGGTCATCACGGCTGAGGGACTGGGAACGCCCGACGCGCTGCACCCCGTGCAGGCCCGCCTCGCCGAGGGTGGCGGTTCGCAGTGCGGCTACTGCACGCCCGGTTTCGTCTGCAGCATGGCCGGTGAGTACTACCGCGCCGATCGCGGGCCCTCCGACGGACCCGGCGACGACGGCACGGCGCCGGACACGGAGCACGGCGCGAACGGGTTCGATCTGCACGCCCTGAGCGGCAACCTCTGCCGCTGCACCGGCTACCGTCCGATCCGCGATGCCGCGTATGCGTTGGGGATGCCGGAGGCCGACGACCCGCTCGCCGCGCGTCGTGCGCACGGCGCGCCCGCGCCGGTGCCTACCGACGTGAGTCTCGGCGGCTCCCGCTTCGTGCGGCCCGCCTCACTCGCTGCCGCGCTGTCGCTGCTGCGCGACGAGCCCCACGCGCGCCCCGTGGCGGGGGCGACGGACTGGGGTGTGGAGGTGAACCTCCGCGGGGCGCGCGCACCGTTCGTTCTCGCCATCGATCGACTCGACGAGCTCCGCACGCTGAGGATCGGCGCCGAGTCGATCGAGATCGGCGCGGCACTGACGCTGTCGGAGGTCGAACGCGGCCTCGCCGGCCGAGTGCCCCTGCTGGCGGAGCTGCTGCCCCAGTTCGCCTCCCCGCTCATCCGCAACAGAGCCACGATCGGCGGCAATCTCGGCACCGGTTCCCCCATCGGAGATCTCAGCCCTGCGCTGCTCGCCCTCGATGCCCGCGTCGTGCTCGCCTCCGCAGAAGGTGAGCGCGAAGTCGATCTCGCCGTGTACTACACCGGTTACCGCGAATCCGTGCGGCATCGCGATGAGCTGATCCGTGCGGTCCGGGTGCCGCTGCCCCAGGCCGATCTCACCGCGTTCCACAAGGTCGCCAAACGCCGGTTCGACGACATCTCGAGCGTGGCGATCGCCTTCGCCATCGACATCCGCGACGGTCTGGTCACCGGGGCGCGGATCGGCCTGGGCGGGGTCGCCGCCACTCCGATCCGCGCGTATGACACCGAGCGGATGCTGGTGGGTGAGGCCTGGAACACCGCCACGATCCGCGCCGCCGCCGCCGTGCTGGGCGCCGAGGGCTCCCCCCTGTCGGATCACCGGGCGAGTGCGGAGTATCGCGCGCTCATGCTGAGCCACGCGCTGCTGAAGCTCCACGCCGCCGCCCCGCGCGGTCGCGAGACCGGGCAGCCTGCGGAGGTGTCGGCATGA
- the xdhB gene encoding xanthine dehydrogenase molybdopterin binding subunit yields MSELAARPADAVVGIPTPHESATLHVTGRAMYTDDLAVRTSGVLTAWPVQSTNAHARVTIDVSGAYAVPGVVRVLTADDVPGVNDAGVKSDEPLFPSEAMYYGHALVWVLGETPEAARLGAAAVTVRYEPLPSLITVVEAIDAGSFQGAALTVQRGDAATALTTAPFVFEGVTEFGGQEHFYLETNASLAHLDSEGQYFVECSTQHPSETQEIVAHVLGIPSNRVTVQALRMGGGFGGKEMQPHGLAAIAALGAGLTGRPVRLRLNRTQDITMTGKRHPFHIAWRAGFDADGAILALEATLTSDGGWCLDLSEPVLSRALCHFDNAYWIPHVNVHGRVAKTNKTSNTAFRGFGGPQGVFLIEDILGRVAPVLGVEPIALRRRNFYQPGQATPYGQPVKDAERMHAIWDQVRGEADVDARRVSTALFNAQHEHVKRAIAMTPIKFGISFNYTAYNQAGALVHVYKDGSVLVNHGGTEMGQGLHTKMLQVAATALGVPLQQVRLAPTRTDKVPNTSATAASSGADLNGAAVKNACDQIRDRMTPVAARLLGVDDADVRFSGGRVTAPGVERALTFAEVASASYFARVQLFAAGYYRTEGLHWDGVRMQGSPFKYFAYGVAATEVEVDGFTGAYRVRRVDIVHDVGDSLSPQIDLGQIEGGYVQGVGWLTLEELRWDTGDGPDRGRLLTQSASTYKLPSFSEMPEQFNVRLFADAREDGAVYGSKAVGEPPLMLAFSAREAIREAVGAFGPTGRTVELGSPATPEAVFWAIRSARAAALDASADRPVAAAAALADSAL; encoded by the coding sequence ATGAGCGAACTGGCCGCACGCCCCGCGGACGCGGTGGTCGGCATCCCCACCCCGCACGAGAGCGCGACCCTGCACGTGACCGGCCGGGCGATGTACACCGACGACCTCGCCGTCCGCACGTCCGGCGTGCTGACCGCGTGGCCTGTGCAGTCGACGAACGCACACGCGCGGGTGACGATCGACGTCTCGGGCGCCTACGCGGTTCCGGGCGTCGTCCGAGTCCTGACCGCCGACGATGTCCCCGGCGTCAATGATGCGGGCGTCAAGAGCGACGAGCCCCTGTTCCCGAGCGAGGCGATGTACTACGGACACGCGCTGGTCTGGGTGCTCGGCGAGACTCCCGAGGCAGCACGGCTGGGCGCCGCCGCGGTGACGGTCCGGTACGAACCGCTGCCGAGCCTGATCACCGTGGTCGAGGCGATCGACGCCGGTTCGTTTCAGGGCGCTGCCCTGACCGTCCAGCGCGGAGACGCCGCGACCGCACTGACGACCGCCCCGTTCGTGTTCGAGGGGGTGACAGAGTTCGGCGGTCAGGAGCACTTCTACCTCGAGACCAACGCGTCGCTGGCCCACCTCGACTCCGAGGGTCAGTACTTCGTGGAGTGCTCCACGCAGCATCCCAGCGAGACGCAGGAGATCGTGGCGCACGTGCTCGGCATCCCGTCGAACCGGGTGACGGTGCAGGCGCTGCGGATGGGCGGCGGATTCGGCGGCAAGGAGATGCAGCCGCACGGGCTGGCGGCGATCGCGGCGCTGGGCGCGGGACTGACCGGTCGCCCGGTGCGGCTGCGGCTGAATCGCACGCAGGACATCACGATGACCGGCAAACGGCATCCGTTCCACATCGCCTGGCGCGCGGGCTTCGACGCCGACGGCGCGATCCTCGCGCTGGAGGCCACGCTCACCTCCGACGGCGGATGGTGCCTCGACCTCTCGGAGCCGGTGCTCAGCCGCGCGCTCTGCCACTTCGACAACGCCTACTGGATCCCGCATGTGAATGTGCACGGCAGGGTCGCGAAGACGAACAAGACATCCAACACCGCGTTCCGGGGATTCGGCGGCCCGCAGGGGGTCTTCCTGATCGAGGACATCCTCGGCCGGGTGGCTCCGGTGCTCGGCGTCGAACCGATCGCGTTGCGCCGCAGGAACTTCTACCAGCCGGGCCAGGCGACTCCGTACGGACAGCCGGTCAAGGATGCCGAACGCATGCACGCGATCTGGGACCAGGTGCGAGGCGAGGCCGACGTCGACGCCCGCCGCGTGAGCACCGCGCTCTTCAACGCGCAGCACGAGCACGTGAAGCGCGCGATCGCGATGACCCCGATCAAGTTCGGGATCTCGTTCAACTACACCGCCTACAACCAGGCCGGCGCGCTCGTCCACGTCTACAAGGACGGGTCGGTGCTGGTCAACCACGGCGGCACCGAGATGGGCCAGGGGCTGCACACCAAGATGCTGCAGGTGGCCGCCACCGCACTGGGCGTGCCGCTGCAGCAGGTGCGCCTGGCGCCGACGCGCACGGACAAGGTGCCGAACACGTCGGCGACCGCCGCGTCGTCGGGCGCCGACCTCAACGGCGCGGCGGTGAAGAACGCCTGCGATCAGATCCGCGATCGGATGACACCGGTCGCCGCGCGACTGCTCGGCGTCGACGACGCGGACGTGCGGTTCTCCGGCGGCAGGGTGACCGCCCCGGGTGTGGAGCGCGCCCTGACGTTCGCCGAAGTGGCGTCCGCGTCGTACTTTGCGCGGGTGCAGCTGTTCGCGGCCGGCTACTACCGCACCGAGGGCCTGCACTGGGACGGCGTCCGGATGCAGGGCTCTCCGTTCAAATACTTCGCCTACGGCGTCGCGGCCACCGAGGTCGAGGTGGACGGCTTCACCGGCGCCTACCGGGTGCGCCGTGTCGACATCGTCCACGACGTCGGTGACTCGCTCTCCCCGCAGATCGACCTCGGTCAGATCGAGGGCGGATACGTGCAGGGGGTGGGCTGGCTCACGCTGGAGGAGCTGCGGTGGGACACCGGCGATGGCCCCGATCGCGGGCGGCTGCTGACGCAGTCCGCGAGCACGTACAAGCTGCCGAGCTTCTCGGAGATGCCCGAGCAGTTCAACGTCCGGCTGTTCGCAGACGCCCGTGAGGACGGTGCCGTGTACGGGTCGAAGGCCGTCGGCGAGCCGCCGCTCATGCTGGCCTTCAGCGCGCGCGAGGCGATCCGTGAGGCCGTCGGCGCATTCGGTCCCACGGGGCGCACCGTCGAGCTCGGGTCGCCGGCCACGCCGGAAGCCGTGTTCTGGGCGATCCGTTCCGCGCGCGCGGCGGCGCTGGATGCGTCGGCGGACCGCCCGGTCGCCGCGGCCGCGGCGCTCGCGGACAGCGCGCTCTAG
- the xdhC gene encoding xanthine dehydrogenase accessory protein XdhC: MDWVDELHRLREARTPAVIVTLAVVRGHAPRNGGAKMVVSPDGLFGTVGGGNLEATAVDRAREMLAERTGEPRLLTLRLTDKAVTEYGVQCCGGEVTMLLEPVRAVPSVAIFGLGHVGLELARILARQEVELHLIDARPEMLDPGRVGEPGSTGVLADAVATVRLRHEPVPEAAIADLPPGTHVLIMTHDHVEDLAITDQALRREGLGSIGLIGSASKWARFRAKLLDLGQSEEVLARVTTPIGIPEVGGKAPASIAVSVAARVLQLIETAAPAPPRPAPVRETG; this comes from the coding sequence ATGGACTGGGTCGACGAGCTGCACCGCCTGCGCGAGGCGCGCACGCCCGCCGTCATCGTCACGCTCGCGGTGGTGCGCGGCCACGCGCCCCGCAACGGCGGGGCGAAGATGGTCGTCTCGCCGGACGGGCTCTTCGGCACCGTGGGAGGCGGCAATCTCGAGGCGACGGCCGTCGACCGGGCGCGGGAGATGCTCGCCGAGCGGACGGGCGAGCCCCGCCTGCTCACCCTCCGGCTCACCGACAAGGCCGTCACCGAGTACGGCGTGCAATGCTGCGGAGGGGAGGTCACCATGCTGCTGGAGCCGGTCCGCGCCGTGCCGTCCGTCGCCATCTTCGGCCTCGGCCACGTGGGGCTCGAGCTCGCCCGGATCCTCGCGCGGCAGGAAGTCGAGCTGCACCTCATCGACGCGCGCCCGGAGATGCTCGACCCCGGCCGAGTGGGCGAGCCGGGCTCGACCGGGGTTCTGGCCGATGCGGTCGCCACGGTGCGGCTTCGCCACGAGCCGGTTCCCGAGGCCGCGATCGCCGACCTGCCGCCGGGCACGCACGTGCTGATCATGACGCACGACCACGTCGAAGACCTCGCGATCACCGATCAGGCGCTCCGTCGTGAGGGGCTCGGCTCCATCGGACTGATCGGGTCGGCGTCGAAGTGGGCGCGCTTCCGGGCGAAACTGCTCGACCTCGGCCAGTCCGAAGAGGTTTTGGCCCGGGTGACCACGCCCATCGGCATTCCGGAAGTCGGGGGGAAGGCCCCGGCATCCATCGCGGTGAGCGTCGCAGCGCGCGTCCTGCAGCTGATCGAGACGGCCGCCCCCGCCCCGCCCCGCCCCGCACCAGTCCGCGAGACTGGATAG
- the purQ gene encoding phosphoribosylformylglycinamidine synthase subunit PurQ — protein sequence MTPRIGVITFPGSLDDRDAQRAIRVAGGEPVALWHGSHDLEGVDALVLPGGFSYGDYLRAGAIAALAPIMADVKDAAAAGMPVLGICNGFQMLVEAQLLPGGLIRNAHQQFVRRDQRLRVENTSTAWTSDFTDGQEIVIPLKNADGGYIASESELDRLEGEGLVAFRYLGVNPNGSLRDIAGLANERGNVVGLMPHPEHAVEEGFGPDTAAAMRSGLDGLPFFTSAIAAVVGAAA from the coding sequence GTGACACCGCGGATCGGGGTCATCACCTTTCCCGGATCGCTGGATGACCGCGACGCGCAGCGCGCGATCCGCGTCGCGGGCGGCGAACCGGTCGCCCTGTGGCACGGGTCGCACGACCTCGAGGGCGTGGACGCACTGGTCCTACCCGGTGGTTTCAGCTACGGCGATTACCTGCGCGCGGGTGCGATCGCCGCGCTGGCGCCGATCATGGCCGACGTGAAGGACGCCGCGGCCGCAGGCATGCCCGTTCTCGGCATCTGCAACGGCTTCCAGATGCTCGTCGAAGCGCAGCTGCTGCCGGGCGGACTCATCCGCAACGCCCATCAGCAGTTCGTCCGACGTGATCAGAGGCTGCGGGTCGAGAACACGTCGACCGCGTGGACGTCGGACTTCACCGACGGTCAGGAGATCGTCATACCGCTCAAGAACGCCGACGGCGGCTACATCGCCTCCGAATCCGAGCTCGACCGGCTCGAGGGCGAAGGGCTCGTGGCCTTCCGCTACCTCGGCGTGAACCCGAACGGATCGCTGCGCGACATCGCCGGCCTCGCCAACGAGCGCGGCAACGTCGTCGGCCTCATGCCGCACCCCGAGCACGCGGTGGAGGAGGGCTTCGGGCCCGACACTGCCGCCGCGATGCGCTCGGGTTTGGACGGCCTGCCGTTCTTCACCTCGGCGATCGCCGCTGTGGTGGGCGCCGCGGCCTGA
- the purS gene encoding phosphoribosylformylglycinamidine synthase subunit PurS, whose translation MPTIVVDVMPKAELLDPQGKAVSGALSRLGVSDFSSVRIGKRFELTVEGEVGEDVLAKARKIADEILSNSVIEDVVSIEVVE comes from the coding sequence GTGCCCACCATCGTCGTCGACGTCATGCCCAAAGCCGAACTGCTCGACCCTCAGGGCAAGGCCGTCTCCGGCGCCCTGTCGCGCCTGGGCGTGTCGGATTTCAGCTCCGTCCGCATCGGCAAGCGCTTCGAGCTCACCGTCGAAGGCGAGGTCGGCGAGGACGTGCTGGCCAAGGCCCGCAAGATCGCCGACGAGATCCTGTCGAACTCGGTCATCGAGGACGTCGTGAGCATCGAGGTCGTGGAGTGA
- a CDS encoding ABC transporter substrate-binding protein, with protein MNSRAFRRGAVAVAAFSASAIVLAGCAGSSGNSASTDPNEEITLTVATFNNFGYTDELLQEYMDENPNVTIVHNKAAESGDARKNYFQKLGKEGLADIEAVEIDWFAEAMQYSDLLAEVPDSAKGRWLDWKEAGATDGDGRLVGFGTDIGPQAICYRADLFAAAGLASTPADVATLFDGDWNNFFDVADQYKAATGKPMIDAANSVLQGIVNQLEYTYTEPDGTVIATENPEIADAYNLVVERAVPNAAYSGQWSDDWNASMANGEFAAMLCPGWMLGVISGNAPDVTGWEVADVFPNGGANWGGSYLTVPANGKNVDAALALADWLTAPEQQAKTFVNAGQFPSAIEAQSDPAITDSTNEYFNNAPTGEIFAARSEAITVTPFKDANYFKYHDALQNAVNRVFDGLEDQKTSWNTWVAEVEAF; from the coding sequence GTGAACTCTCGTGCCTTCCGCAGGGGAGCCGTGGCCGTAGCCGCCTTCTCGGCTTCCGCCATCGTGCTCGCCGGCTGCGCCGGAAGCAGCGGCAACTCGGCGTCCACCGACCCCAATGAGGAGATCACCCTCACGGTCGCGACGTTCAACAACTTCGGTTACACCGATGAGCTCCTCCAGGAGTACATGGATGAGAACCCGAACGTGACCATCGTGCACAACAAGGCCGCCGAGTCCGGCGACGCCCGCAAGAACTACTTCCAGAAGCTCGGCAAGGAAGGTCTCGCCGACATCGAGGCCGTGGAGATCGACTGGTTCGCCGAGGCGATGCAGTACTCCGACCTGCTGGCCGAGGTGCCCGACAGCGCCAAGGGCCGCTGGCTGGACTGGAAGGAAGCCGGTGCGACCGATGGCGACGGACGCCTCGTCGGCTTCGGTACCGACATCGGGCCGCAGGCGATCTGCTACCGCGCCGACCTGTTCGCGGCTGCTGGGCTCGCATCGACGCCCGCCGACGTCGCGACGCTGTTCGACGGCGACTGGAACAACTTCTTCGACGTGGCCGATCAGTACAAGGCTGCGACGGGCAAGCCCATGATCGACGCGGCGAACTCCGTCCTCCAGGGCATCGTGAACCAGCTCGAGTACACGTACACCGAGCCTGACGGCACGGTCATCGCGACGGAGAACCCCGAGATCGCCGACGCGTACAACCTCGTCGTCGAGCGCGCGGTTCCCAACGCGGCATACTCCGGTCAGTGGAGTGACGACTGGAACGCCTCGATGGCCAACGGCGAGTTCGCCGCGATGCTCTGCCCCGGCTGGATGCTGGGTGTCATCTCGGGCAACGCGCCCGACGTGACCGGCTGGGAGGTCGCCGACGTCTTCCCGAACGGCGGCGCGAACTGGGGCGGGTCGTACCTGACCGTTCCGGCCAACGGCAAGAACGTGGACGCGGCACTCGCGCTCGCCGACTGGCTGACCGCTCCCGAGCAGCAGGCCAAGACCTTCGTCAACGCCGGCCAGTTCCCGAGCGCGATCGAGGCTCAGAGCGATCCCGCGATCACGGACTCGACGAACGAGTACTTCAACAACGCGCCGACCGGTGAGATCTTCGCTGCCCGTTCGGAGGCCATCACGGTCACGCCGTTCAAGGACGCGAACTACTTCAAGTACCACGACGCGCTCCAGAACGCGGTCAACCGCGTCTTCGACGGACTCGAAGACCAGAAGACCTCGTGGAACACGTGGGTCGCAGAGGTCGAAGCCTTCTGA